A stretch of the Clavibacter sp. B3I6 genome encodes the following:
- a CDS encoding zinc-ribbon domain-containing protein, translating into MPEPVDAWWARRRWSRGLDVPYPVGAYREAWASFPVLIRQYHPENNRGITLTQVPPAADVFLTWQCDTGHVFVATPEEQRNRPGRERRRSSWCPDCAEAASPRTPVLPMADQVRWPGASPLLVGPVAGAGAAGGSEAPAGGTATPASGAPRARRGSRDGRPSAPGTGRDRRGKDGTPSGAAPTAGAPRARAAGPSSAAPPAVRPAASPARARRSPGVCGKTPDLPVGEPFASACAPPPASAVEERLRQDLAARLEHTTGLNAVRLARPFFEHREAWPDILLPELRVAIEYDSTGRHGLEHVGRREEADRRKDRALRAAGWEVIRIRTGKLPALGPYDLCVSGLTRGTVDQLLDRLREIRGPFLVDAYLRETPPSAAAG; encoded by the coding sequence ATGCCCGAGCCGGTGGATGCGTGGTGGGCGCGACGACGCTGGTCGCGCGGCCTCGACGTGCCGTACCCGGTGGGCGCGTACCGCGAGGCGTGGGCGTCGTTCCCCGTGCTCATCCGGCAGTACCACCCCGAGAACAACCGCGGCATCACGCTCACGCAGGTGCCGCCCGCGGCCGACGTCTTCCTCACCTGGCAGTGCGACACGGGCCACGTGTTCGTCGCCACGCCCGAGGAGCAGCGCAACCGGCCGGGCCGCGAGCGCCGCCGGTCGTCGTGGTGCCCGGACTGCGCGGAGGCCGCGTCCCCGCGCACGCCCGTGCTGCCGATGGCCGACCAGGTGCGGTGGCCCGGGGCGTCGCCGCTCCTCGTGGGGCCGGTGGCGGGGGCCGGAGCGGCCGGTGGATCCGAGGCGCCGGCCGGCGGGACCGCGACGCCCGCGTCCGGGGCTCCCCGCGCGCGACGCGGATCGCGCGACGGCAGGCCGTCCGCGCCCGGCACGGGACGCGACCGCCGCGGCAAGGACGGCACGCCGAGCGGCGCCGCGCCGACCGCTGGCGCACCTCGCGCGCGTGCCGCCGGGCCTTCCTCCGCCGCCCCTCCCGCGGTCCGCCCCGCCGCGTCGCCTGCCCGCGCCCGCCGCTCCCCCGGCGTCTGCGGGAAGACGCCGGACCTCCCCGTCGGCGAGCCGTTCGCGAGCGCGTGCGCGCCGCCGCCCGCGTCCGCCGTCGAGGAGCGCCTCCGCCAGGACCTGGCCGCGCGCCTCGAGCACACGACCGGCCTCAACGCGGTGCGCCTGGCGCGGCCGTTCTTCGAGCACCGGGAGGCGTGGCCGGACATCCTCCTGCCGGAGCTGCGCGTCGCGATCGAGTACGACTCCACCGGCCGCCACGGGCTCGAGCACGTCGGCCGCCGGGAGGAGGCCGACCGCCGGAAGGACCGCGCGCTGCGCGCCGCCGGCTGGGAGGTCATCCGCATCCGCACGGGCAAGCTGCCCGCCCTCGGGCCGTACGACCTGTGCGTCTCGGGCCTCACGCGCGGCACGGTGGATCAGCTCCTCGACCGGCTCCGCGAGATCCGCGGCCCGTTCCTCGTGGACGCGTACCTGCGCGAGACGCCGCCGTCGGCCGCGGCCGGGTGA
- a CDS encoding copper resistance protein CopC, with amino-acid sequence MASPLHPRTPSVLRRAALAASAAALVVGGALIPAGAASAHDRLVGSTPAADATVTSEPGTIALDFSEDLLSLDAQNSGFAIQVVNASDGSFHEDGCVAVDGTTATSRIALGTAGTYQVTWRAVSSDSHPIDGTYSFTYAPEGDTAGTPAVLAAPACGDAWAGSEPTPTPEPEGTMTTQGAESAAPTPTSDAQSGESVPIADAAEDTPVWVFVLIGFVILAAAVLVVLGVVRRSSRRFPGEDGRSVGGPLDGAGDPR; translated from the coding sequence ATGGCGTCTCCGCTCCACCCCCGCACCCCGTCCGTCCTCCGTCGCGCCGCGCTCGCCGCGTCCGCCGCCGCGCTCGTGGTCGGGGGCGCGCTGATCCCCGCGGGCGCCGCCTCCGCGCACGACCGGCTCGTGGGATCCACGCCGGCGGCCGACGCCACGGTCACGTCCGAGCCCGGCACCATCGCCCTCGACTTCAGCGAGGACCTGCTCTCGCTCGACGCGCAGAACTCCGGCTTCGCGATCCAGGTGGTCAACGCGTCGGACGGCTCCTTCCACGAGGACGGCTGCGTGGCGGTCGACGGCACCACGGCCACGAGCCGCATCGCGCTCGGCACGGCCGGCACCTACCAGGTCACCTGGCGCGCGGTCTCGAGCGACAGCCACCCCATCGACGGCACCTACTCCTTCACCTACGCACCCGAGGGCGACACGGCCGGCACCCCGGCGGTCCTCGCCGCACCCGCGTGCGGGGACGCCTGGGCGGGCAGCGAGCCCACCCCGACGCCCGAGCCCGAGGGCACCATGACGACGCAGGGCGCGGAGTCGGCGGCGCCCACGCCGACCTCGGACGCGCAGTCCGGCGAGTCCGTCCCGATCGCCGACGCGGCCGAGGACACCCCGGTCTGGGTCTTCGTGCTCATCGGCTTCGTGATCCTCGCGGCCGCCGTCCTCGTGGTGCTCGGCGTCGTGCGCCGGTCGTCGCGCCGGTTCCCCGGCGAGGACGGCCGGAGCGTCGGCGGACCGCTCGACGGCGCCGGCGACCCGCGCTGA
- a CDS encoding BlaI/MecI/CopY family transcriptional regulator, with the protein MPIGRQRPRGELEAAIMDALWDADGPLTGKDVVARIADPRPALTTVLTVLDRLGQKGLVVRSDEARSLTFAPARSRTDHAASLMSGALAATKDREAALLRFAGTLDGDDLTALRRALGSDDRA; encoded by the coding sequence GTGCCGATCGGACGCCAGCGACCCCGCGGCGAGCTCGAGGCCGCGATCATGGACGCCCTCTGGGACGCCGACGGGCCGCTCACCGGCAAGGACGTCGTCGCGCGCATCGCGGATCCGCGCCCCGCGCTCACGACGGTGCTCACGGTGCTCGACCGCCTCGGGCAGAAGGGCCTGGTGGTCCGCTCCGACGAGGCGCGCTCCCTCACGTTCGCGCCCGCGCGCTCGCGCACCGACCACGCGGCGTCGCTCATGTCCGGCGCGCTCGCGGCCACGAAGGACCGGGAGGCCGCCCTCCTGCGCTTCGCCGGCACGCTCGACGGCGACGACCTCACGGCCCTCCGCCGCGCGCTCGGCTCCGACGACCGGGCCTAG
- a CDS encoding family 43 glycosylhydrolase: MITQPSAPGRGTPDAGTAPAPTRRRGIRALAATAGLATALSLAGLPAHAATSAPAPAAARVAAPAAATPPAPAAVEDATFTPGEARLDTAGNVIQAHGGQIVPSVDETGATIYHWYGEDRSNGYASSPGVHVYSSRDLEAWTDEGLALAAMSSPDQFDADPYFAGLYGDLDAEARAAVYEDLGTTPAAGSSRPAAILERPKVIHNEATGQWVMWIHTDGPTATSDAQYAKATAGVAVSDSPTGPFRYIEDHRLHEAPAGEPDYQPESKGMARDMNLFVDDDGTAYIIYSSEENYSLYISKLDADYTALATGPADAVKGVDFTRPYIGAHREAPALFKSHGTYYLITSGATGWNPNPASYATATDILGTWTDRGNPVQGEGASTTFGSQSTSVIPIDAANGRFVYMGDRWTPDDLANAPYIWLPLTFGEGGSMSLTNPGTWSVRDIPAYAPWEVTTEIPATVRTDDASSLPAEVEVTSDGATTTSGITWDAAALAGAGPVQLRGTLDDGRTLVRRVVVVPRDLEYAVDAGGWATADWKAIVAAASVDGPLLGSVPEQPLGADPATGTTWGWTGSSDVKGDATGDLYSTLRWARSGAALTYSFGGLTPGEHRVDLGFSDPWTTASRTARITLNGQVVEQARPFGADSSSAYTAVVGADGILRVEIAKAAGPDVQVSFLLVSGGPAALAEQTIAFAGPTGATAGGDAIRLQATSTSGLPVSFLASGACTVDGARLTPTSAGVCTITATQAGDDEFAPAASVTRTFRVQAALLDGFDRRGSAVGASWTGSTTATAYRLAAGTLRPNQGGALLRPEVLGATQEASVELVKVARTTPSVGLVLKAQSARTVDRGAITVAYDARTKAITTTAIATDGTRTAYPAIPVQLLAGDVLTARYTADDAVEILLGDDLVGTTELSDADAARFHDATGRIGIWAEKALLTVLDDFRGGTTVG, encoded by the coding sequence ATGATCACGCAACCATCCGCACCCGGACGCGGGACGCCCGACGCGGGCACCGCTCCCGCCCCGACGCGACGGAGGGGGATCCGGGCGCTGGCCGCGACCGCCGGCCTCGCCACCGCGCTGTCCCTCGCGGGCCTGCCGGCGCACGCCGCGACGAGCGCCCCGGCTCCCGCCGCCGCCCGCGTCGCGGCACCGGCCGCCGCGACCCCGCCGGCCCCCGCGGCCGTCGAGGACGCGACCTTCACCCCCGGCGAGGCCCGGCTCGACACCGCGGGGAACGTGATCCAGGCCCACGGCGGCCAGATCGTCCCGTCCGTCGATGAGACGGGCGCCACCATCTACCACTGGTACGGCGAGGACCGCTCCAACGGCTACGCCTCGAGCCCCGGCGTGCACGTCTACTCCTCGCGGGACCTCGAGGCGTGGACGGACGAGGGCCTCGCCCTGGCCGCCATGTCCTCGCCCGACCAGTTCGACGCCGACCCGTACTTCGCCGGCCTCTACGGCGACCTCGACGCCGAGGCGCGCGCCGCCGTCTACGAGGACCTCGGCACCACCCCCGCGGCCGGATCCTCGCGCCCGGCGGCCATCCTCGAGCGCCCCAAGGTCATCCACAACGAGGCGACCGGGCAGTGGGTCATGTGGATCCACACCGACGGCCCCACCGCCACCAGCGACGCCCAGTACGCGAAGGCCACCGCGGGCGTCGCGGTGTCCGACTCGCCCACCGGCCCGTTCCGCTACATCGAGGACCACCGCCTGCACGAGGCGCCGGCCGGGGAGCCGGACTACCAGCCGGAGAGCAAGGGCATGGCCCGCGACATGAACCTCTTCGTCGACGACGACGGGACGGCCTACATCATCTACTCGAGCGAGGAGAACTACTCGCTCTACATCTCGAAGCTCGACGCCGACTACACCGCGCTCGCGACGGGCCCGGCCGACGCGGTCAAGGGCGTGGACTTCACGCGCCCCTACATCGGCGCGCACCGGGAGGCGCCGGCGCTCTTCAAGTCGCACGGGACCTACTACCTGATCACCTCGGGCGCGACGGGGTGGAACCCGAACCCGGCCTCCTACGCCACGGCGACCGACATCCTCGGCACCTGGACCGACCGCGGCAACCCCGTGCAGGGGGAGGGCGCATCGACGACCTTCGGCTCGCAGAGCACGTCGGTTATCCCGATCGACGCCGCGAACGGCCGCTTCGTCTACATGGGCGACCGGTGGACGCCGGACGACCTGGCGAATGCGCCGTACATCTGGCTGCCGCTGACCTTCGGGGAGGGCGGATCCATGTCGCTCACGAACCCGGGCACGTGGAGCGTGCGCGACATCCCGGCGTACGCGCCGTGGGAGGTCACCACGGAGATCCCCGCGACCGTCCGCACCGACGACGCCTCGTCCCTGCCGGCGGAGGTCGAGGTGACGAGCGACGGCGCGACGACGACCTCCGGCATCACGTGGGACGCCGCGGCGCTCGCCGGCGCGGGTCCCGTGCAGCTGCGCGGCACGCTGGACGACGGGCGCACGCTCGTCCGCCGCGTGGTGGTCGTGCCCCGGGACCTCGAGTACGCGGTCGACGCGGGCGGCTGGGCCACGGCCGACTGGAAGGCGATCGTGGCGGCGGCCTCCGTCGACGGGCCTCTCCTCGGCTCCGTGCCGGAGCAGCCGCTCGGCGCGGATCCCGCCACCGGCACCACCTGGGGCTGGACCGGATCCAGCGACGTGAAGGGCGATGCCACCGGCGACCTCTACTCCACGCTCCGCTGGGCCAGGTCGGGCGCCGCGCTCACCTACTCCTTCGGCGGGCTGACCCCCGGTGAGCACCGCGTCGACCTCGGGTTCTCGGACCCCTGGACCACCGCGAGCCGCACGGCGCGCATCACCCTGAACGGGCAGGTCGTGGAGCAGGCGCGCCCGTTCGGCGCCGACTCCTCGAGCGCCTACACGGCGGTCGTCGGGGCGGACGGGATCCTCCGGGTGGAGATCGCGAAGGCGGCGGGCCCGGACGTCCAGGTCAGCTTCCTCCTGGTCTCCGGCGGACCGGCGGCGCTCGCCGAGCAGACGATCGCCTTCGCGGGACCCACCGGCGCGACCGCGGGCGGCGACGCGATCCGGCTGCAGGCCACCTCGACCTCGGGCCTGCCCGTGTCGTTCCTGGCCTCCGGCGCCTGCACGGTCGACGGGGCGCGGCTCACGCCGACCTCGGCGGGCGTCTGCACGATCACGGCGACGCAGGCCGGGGACGACGAGTTCGCGCCCGCCGCGAGCGTGACGCGCACCTTCCGGGTGCAGGCGGCGCTGCTCGACGGGTTCGACCGCCGCGGCTCCGCGGTCGGCGCATCGTGGACCGGATCCACGACCGCCACCGCCTACCGGCTCGCGGCCGGCACGCTCCGGCCCAACCAGGGCGGCGCGCTCCTGCGGCCCGAGGTGCTCGGCGCCACGCAGGAGGCGTCCGTGGAGCTCGTGAAGGTGGCGCGGACCACCCCGTCGGTGGGCCTCGTGCTCAAGGCGCAGTCGGCCCGCACGGTCGACCGCGGCGCGATCACGGTCGCCTACGACGCCCGCACGAAGGCGATCACCACGACCGCGATCGCGACGGACGGCACCCGCACGGCCTACCCGGCGATCCCGGTGCAGCTGCTCGCGGGCGACGTGCTCACGGCCAGGTACACGGCCGACGACGCCGTGGAGATCCTGCTCGGCGACGACCTCGTGGGCACCACGGAGCTGTCCGACGCGGACGCTGCGCGCTTCCACGACGCCACCGGCCGCATCGGCATCTGGGCCGAGAAGGCGCTGCTGACGGTGCTCGACGACTTCCGCGGCGGCACCACGGTCGGCTGA
- the gcvT gene encoding glycine cleavage system aminomethyltransferase GcvT, which translates to MTDAPADTAAEAPPRRSPLHAVHEAAGASFTDFAGWLMPVRYTSDLAEHRAVREAAGIFDISHMAEIAVEGEGAGAFLDSVLAGKLSAIAEWQAKYTLLLDPSGGIVDDLIVYRTGEESFLVVANAGNHDPVLAVLADAAAGLDDVAVDDASDDVALIAVQGPVSRAILEATDGLHAEAPLEALRYYRATPARFAGKDVLVARTGYTGEDGYELYVATEDAVALWEALVRAGTPLGLLPTGLACRDTLRLEAGMPLYGHELGLHTLPVQAGLGKVVALAKEGDFRGRAAVERGPDPVARVLVGLVTEGRRAPRADYPVYAEEAAGDSAAALEAVMEATEGAVPPVGIVTSGALSPTLGHPVAMAYVDPALAAPGTRLAVDVRGTRVPATVVTLPFYSRKASA; encoded by the coding sequence ATGACCGACGCACCCGCCGACACCGCCGCCGAGGCGCCGCCCCGGCGATCCCCGCTGCACGCCGTGCACGAGGCCGCCGGCGCCTCCTTCACCGACTTCGCCGGCTGGCTCATGCCCGTCCGCTACACGAGCGACCTCGCCGAGCACCGCGCCGTGCGCGAGGCCGCGGGCATCTTCGACATCTCGCACATGGCCGAGATCGCCGTGGAGGGCGAGGGCGCCGGCGCGTTCCTCGACTCCGTGCTCGCCGGGAAGCTCTCCGCCATCGCCGAGTGGCAGGCGAAGTACACGCTGCTGCTGGATCCCTCGGGCGGCATCGTGGACGACCTCATCGTCTACCGCACCGGCGAGGAGTCCTTCCTCGTCGTCGCCAACGCCGGCAACCACGACCCCGTCCTCGCCGTCCTCGCCGACGCCGCCGCCGGCCTCGACGACGTGGCGGTCGACGACGCGAGCGACGACGTGGCGCTGATCGCCGTCCAGGGCCCGGTGTCCCGCGCGATCCTCGAGGCGACCGACGGCCTCCACGCCGAGGCGCCGCTCGAGGCGCTCCGCTACTACCGCGCCACGCCGGCGCGCTTCGCCGGGAAGGACGTGCTCGTCGCCCGCACCGGCTACACGGGCGAGGACGGCTACGAGCTGTACGTCGCCACCGAGGACGCCGTCGCCCTGTGGGAGGCGCTCGTCCGGGCCGGCACGCCGCTCGGCCTCCTGCCCACCGGCCTCGCCTGCCGCGACACGCTCCGCCTCGAGGCGGGCATGCCGCTCTACGGGCACGAGCTCGGCCTCCACACGCTGCCCGTGCAGGCCGGCCTCGGCAAGGTGGTCGCGCTCGCCAAGGAGGGCGACTTCCGCGGGCGCGCCGCCGTGGAGAGGGGCCCGGATCCCGTCGCCCGCGTGCTCGTCGGCCTCGTCACCGAGGGCCGCCGCGCCCCCCGCGCCGACTACCCCGTCTACGCCGAGGAGGCCGCGGGCGACTCCGCCGCGGCCCTCGAGGCCGTGATGGAGGCGACCGAGGGCGCCGTGCCGCCCGTCGGCATCGTCACGAGCGGCGCCCTGTCGCCCACGCTCGGCCACCCCGTCGCCATGGCGTACGTGGATCCCGCGCTCGCCGCCCCCGGCACGCGCCTCGCCGTCGACGTCCGCGGCACGCGCGTGCCCGCCACCGTCGTGACCCTCCCGTTCTACTCGCGAAAGGCCTCCGCATGA
- a CDS encoding GIY-YIG nuclease family protein codes for MTSSRSAGCRAEGCPAPAERGAPVPLCAAHLVAAAGWAEREHGVEDVLPSPCPACGSRLGVRYPSGWLCAVCEWRHGDHPDGELAPPRVDVVYYIRFGDRMKIGTSANPRQRLGALRHDELLAFERGGRGVERARHAQFARQRYDRTEWFALDAGLRAHVAALAAGQPDPWELLARWRSEALALRVS; via the coding sequence ATGACGTCGAGTCGATCCGCGGGGTGCCGCGCCGAGGGCTGCCCGGCGCCGGCCGAGCGCGGGGCGCCCGTGCCGCTGTGCGCGGCGCACCTCGTCGCCGCGGCCGGGTGGGCGGAGCGGGAGCACGGCGTGGAGGACGTGCTCCCGTCGCCGTGCCCGGCCTGCGGATCGCGCCTCGGCGTGCGGTACCCCTCCGGCTGGCTGTGCGCGGTGTGCGAGTGGCGGCACGGGGATCACCCGGACGGCGAGCTCGCGCCGCCGCGGGTCGACGTCGTCTACTACATCCGCTTCGGCGACCGGATGAAGATCGGCACCAGCGCGAACCCGCGGCAGCGGCTCGGCGCGCTCCGGCACGACGAGCTGCTCGCGTTCGAGCGCGGCGGGCGGGGCGTGGAGCGGGCACGGCACGCGCAGTTCGCGCGGCAGCGGTACGACCGCACGGAGTGGTTCGCGCTCGACGCGGGGCTGCGCGCGCACGTGGCCGCGCTCGCCGCGGGTCAGCCGGATCCGTGGGAGCTCCTCGCCCGGTGGCGGAGCGAGGCGCTGGCGCTGCGCGTCAGCTGA
- a CDS encoding ChaB family protein produces the protein MAPDDDMPSTIRRSPEHAQATWSAAHAAAEEQYGSGERAERTAYAALKHGFEKVGDHWEPKDEKGPSDDGAERRGAGTQGGVDANASKAHLMEVARRLDVPGRSRMTKDELVAGIRKANDRETRRARERED, from the coding sequence ATGGCCCCCGACGACGACATGCCGAGCACCATCCGCCGCTCCCCCGAGCACGCGCAGGCCACCTGGTCGGCGGCGCACGCGGCGGCCGAGGAGCAGTACGGATCCGGCGAGCGCGCCGAGCGCACCGCCTACGCCGCGCTCAAGCACGGCTTCGAGAAGGTCGGCGACCACTGGGAGCCCAAGGACGAGAAGGGCCCGTCGGACGACGGCGCCGAGCGACGCGGCGCGGGGACCCAGGGCGGGGTCGACGCGAACGCCTCGAAGGCGCACCTCATGGAGGTCGCGCGCCGCCTCGACGTGCCCGGACGCAGCCGCATGACCAAGGACGAGCTGGTCGCGGGGATCCGGAAGGCGAACGACCGCGAGACCCGGAGGGCCCGCGAGCGCGAGGACTGA
- a CDS encoding SseB family protein yields MTDSQDREPTPLEQAIARGQAGESDMTAVLTEFINTVVVVPTATPLTPETDQLQPVLFDRDGVPMLAAFTHEDRIDEKVTSVADHVATIPAAELVQAIPEGTGLVINVGTTDGFEMMPEGVAQLADDVRRVIDQDDDGQPGTAAPAAPSPDAV; encoded by the coding sequence ATGACCGATTCACAGGACCGAGAGCCCACCCCCCTCGAGCAGGCCATCGCGCGCGGCCAGGCCGGCGAGTCCGACATGACCGCCGTCCTCACCGAGTTCATCAACACCGTGGTCGTCGTGCCGACCGCCACGCCCCTGACCCCCGAGACCGACCAGCTCCAGCCGGTCCTCTTCGACCGCGACGGCGTGCCCATGCTCGCCGCCTTCACGCACGAGGACCGCATCGACGAGAAGGTGACGAGCGTCGCCGACCACGTCGCCACCATCCCCGCCGCCGAGCTCGTGCAGGCGATCCCCGAGGGCACCGGCCTCGTCATCAACGTCGGCACCACGGACGGCTTCGAGATGATGCCCGAGGGCGTCGCGCAGCTCGCCGACGACGTGCGCCGCGTCATCGACCAGGACGACGACGGCCAGCCCGGCACCGCGGCCCCGGCCGCGCCCTCGCCCGACGCCGTCTGA
- the gcvH gene encoding glycine cleavage system protein GcvH → MTDQTSLQYTAEHEWVQVDGDVATVGITAYAADKLGDVVFVELPAVGDELSGGEVVGEIESTKSVGELFAPIDGTVTEVNDDVVASPDLVNSDPFGAGWLVKVRFEALPALLSHDEYVALVGE, encoded by the coding sequence ATGACCGACCAGACCAGCCTCCAGTACACCGCCGAGCACGAGTGGGTGCAGGTCGACGGCGACGTCGCGACCGTCGGCATCACGGCCTACGCCGCCGACAAGCTCGGCGACGTCGTCTTCGTCGAGCTGCCCGCGGTGGGCGACGAGCTCTCCGGCGGCGAGGTCGTCGGCGAGATCGAGTCGACCAAGTCGGTCGGGGAGCTCTTCGCCCCCATCGACGGCACCGTCACCGAGGTCAACGACGACGTCGTCGCCTCGCCCGACCTCGTGAACAGCGACCCGTTCGGCGCCGGCTGGCTCGTGAAGGTGCGCTTCGAGGCGCTGCCTGCGCTCCTCAGCCACGACGAGTACGTCGCGCTGGTGGGCGAGTGA
- a CDS encoding GNAT family N-acetyltransferase, translated as MPDLATDRLLLRRFTEADAPFLLDLHSRPEVQRWLGSGEVQSDPAQAAARAARYAALDDPVRGIWAIAARDGGALLGTLLLKDLPASAAPVPDDDPAPRDAPADGETEIGWHLHPDAWGRGVATEAARRVLAHAAEGGLARVLAVTNPANAPSQAVCRRIGMRSLGRTRAYYDAECELFRIDLP; from the coding sequence ATGCCCGACCTCGCGACCGACCGCCTGCTCCTGCGTCGCTTCACGGAGGCCGACGCGCCGTTCCTGCTCGACCTGCACTCCCGGCCCGAGGTGCAGCGGTGGCTCGGCTCGGGGGAGGTGCAGTCGGATCCCGCGCAGGCCGCCGCCCGCGCGGCCCGCTACGCCGCGCTCGACGACCCGGTCCGCGGCATCTGGGCGATCGCCGCCCGCGACGGCGGCGCGCTCCTCGGCACGCTCCTCCTCAAGGACCTGCCCGCATCGGCCGCGCCGGTGCCCGACGACGACCCGGCCCCGCGCGACGCCCCCGCGGACGGCGAGACGGAGATCGGCTGGCACCTGCATCCGGACGCCTGGGGTCGCGGCGTCGCCACGGAGGCGGCCCGGCGGGTGCTCGCGCACGCAGCCGAGGGCGGGCTGGCGCGCGTCCTCGCGGTCACGAACCCCGCGAACGCGCCGTCGCAGGCCGTGTGCCGGCGGATCGGCATGCGCTCGCTCGGCCGCACGCGCGCCTACTACGACGCCGAGTGCGAGCTGTTCCGCATCGACCTGCCCTGA